Proteins from a genomic interval of Quercus lobata isolate SW786 chromosome 11, ValleyOak3.0 Primary Assembly, whole genome shotgun sequence:
- the LOC115966878 gene encoding phospholipase A-2-activating protein-like has product MVQIIVDGKGLSGLDLKTDPGVLIVYAGFGSLMFTTCISFLFYLIHSYFCHFEDFKLTKTTFIAIECEPATSNYFEYPKRGDNGVAYAWNLREQKWDKIGEVVDGPDDNLRRPVLDGIEYDYVFDVDIGDGEPIRKLPYNRSDNPYATADKWLLKENLPLSYRQQIVEFILQNSGQKDFTLDSSFRDPFTGSSAYIPGATSSMSAAVSAKPTFKHIPKKGVLVFDVAQFDGILKKLTESNNDKENKNLSLTELEFSRLGAIIKVLKDTSLLKF; this is encoded by the exons ATGGTACAAATTATTGTAGATGGAAAAGGCCTCAGTGGCCTTGACCTGAAG ACTGATCCCGGTGTGCTGATTGTTTATGCTGGATTTGGTTCTCTAATGTTCACAACTTgcattagttttcttttctatctcattcACAG TTACTTCTGCCATTTTGAGGACTTCAAGTTGACAAAAACTACTTTCATTGCAATCGAGTGTGAGCCTGCCACATCCAACTACTTTGAGTATCCGAAG AGAGGGGACAATGGTGTGGCATATGCTTGGAACTTGAGGGAACAGAAGTGGGATAAG attggTGAAGTTGTTGACGGACCGGATGATAACCTGAGGCGTCCTGTTCTTGATGGGATTGAATATGACTATG TATTTGATGTCGATATTGGAGATGGGGAGCCTATTCGTAAGTTGCCCTACAATCGAtcag ATAATCCTTATGCTACTGCTGACAAATGGCTTCTCAAGGAGAATCTACCTCTTTCCTATCGACAACAAATTGTAGAGTTTATACTCCAAAATTCTGGACAAAAGGACTTCACCCTGGATTCATCATTTCGTGATCCCTTTACTGGCT CTAGTGCTTATATACCTGGAGCAACTTCCAGTATGTCTG CAGCTGTTTCAGCAAAACCCACTTTCAAGCACATTCCTAAG AAAGGAGTACTTGTTTTTGATGTGGCACAGTTTGATGGGATCCTCAAAAAGCTTACAGAGTCTAACAATGACAAA gaaaataaaaatttatcattgaCAGAGCTTGAGTTTTCCAGACTTGGTGCCATTATTAAAGTTCTGAAGGACACGTCATTATTAAAGTTCTGA